The nucleotide window GGACACCGTGTCAGTGAGCATCGAGTGACCGAACCGATAGACCGCATGCGCAAACTCGGCGGTGATAGCCGGGTTCACGTCGTCGTGATAGGTGGAGAAGGGCTCGATGAGCGGCTGCACCTTTCGCGCGAACTCTTCGAAGGCCAGGTGCTGGTACTCCATCTCGGCGACGAAACGGGCAGCCTGGAAGATCCGCTCACCGTTCCAGCCACCGGCACCCGAGGCGCTCTTCCACTCGGCAAGAGCGGTGGCCCCGCGTGCGGATGTGTCGGCTGACAGGGTCTGCTTGATGTCGTCCACGAGCCGGTTGTGCTCGGAATGGAAGACCTGATGAATCATGGTCAGGCCAACGTTCTCATTCACCCGTCCGTCGCCGGCGACGAAGTGGGCATTCAACATCTCGTCGTCGTAAGTGGTACCGGGTGCACCGGGAGGAGTGATGATCGTGTCCGCGTCGGCGGTGAGTCCTGGCTTCGGGACGGCGTTATGTGCAATGTCGTCGAGGAAGGATTCATTGACCCGCAACGCATCAGCCGGCACGGCCACCGGATCGGCAACATTTCCTTCGACGAGGCCGTCAGCTGTGACGTACTGCGGGAGGCCGCGGGCGGGGCCCGGAACAAACTTGCCATATGGGTCGACGGCGAGCATCGGCACACTCAGAACGTCTGAATCGGCGAGCTTCAGCCCCATCCTCGTCGCCGCCTGCTGCTTCAACATTGCCCAGGTTGCCATGCCGCCGTCGGCTGACTCCAGCAACATTCCCGTGGACACGGGCTTGCCGGCGCTGTTGTTCGAGTACTCGCGAAGGAATACCTGATGGGACGGGTCGGAACTATAGGTCTGTGACTGGTCGACATACGGGTTCGTCCGGTTGGAGGCCTCGCGCACGTCGTCGGCGGTGCCGAGCTTACCGTCTTCGCCCGGCTGGTTGGTTGCCCTCGTCAGCACCATGAACCGCATGCGCGGCGGCAGGTCGTCAGCGGTGCCTGGCTCGCCATCCGCGCCCGCAATCAGCGGGTCGTCCGGCTGCAGCGGGATGAAGACCGAGCTGCCCGACTTGTTGATCAGGTCGAGCCCGTGATCGAAGAACTGCCCGAAAAGCGTGAAGAGAGAGTTATACGGCGGTGACAGCCCGACGTCGGTGGTCACGTTGGGTATGAAGAGTGTCTCCCCCGCCGGTACGCACCCTTCAGGGAGGCCGGTTTCATCGCAGGGCGTTACTCCCTCATTCCCCTGGGTGCGTACCGGATACTTCGCCGCGGAAACCGCAGCGGGGTTGGCTGAGGTCTGGTCAACGATAAGGTTGCTGATCAAGCGGGGCTGGGAGTCGACGACGTTGCCAATGCTGTCGTACGTTGTCTGCCCAGGCTCCCGGATTATGGCACCGTCTTCCGCCGCATGGAATTCCGGCGGGGCCAGTCGAGGGAATAGCTGGTTGGACGCACCGAAATCCTCCCGGTCCTGCTGCAGGTTGTTGCAGGATCCGTCGACAGTCCGCAGCCCGTAGGACACCAGCGGACCCGGAACCTGGTTCGGCCCGGGTCCAAGCAGCGCACCGCAAGGGCCGGTGTCCGACGTGGTATTGGCGACATGTGCCTCGGCGATTTTGATCTGTTTCAGGATGAACGCCAGATCTGCCGTAGTCACTCTGAATCCCTGCCCCACGGGTGCCGCATGCGCAGGGGCAGCCAGCGGCAAAAGTATGCCCGCCAGTACTGCCATCACAGTCAGACCTGATACCGTCCGGCGCAGCCTCAGGGGTCTGTCCGAACCGGCCCCGCCTGCATGTGTACCCCGAAATATTTCCAGCAGTCGCCCGCTCATGAGTCCTCCCAAGACACTGCCGGCGTGCCCCCGCCGGCTTCACCCAAGGATTCGTTACGTGCGCTATGAATACCTTGGAGCAGTCAGGGTTTCTCCAAGCACGACGGCGCATCCTCAGAAGGAGAGCATCGAGGAGGAGGTCCGGTGGCTCACAGCACCATCGAGAAACACGGGGCCATACCGTTGCGTGTGGCAGTCGTACTGGTCTGCTGCCTGGCGGCCCTGCTGGCACTGCGCATCTGGGTACTCGAACCGTTGATCGTGGCTTCGGACAGCATGGAGCCGACGGTCCCCGAGGGCAGCACCGTCCTGCTGCTGAAGTCACCCAGCTTTGAGGCCGGCTCCCTGGTGTCTTTCCGCAGTCCCATCGACGACGCCTTGACCCTCAAGCGGGTCGTTGCCGTCGCGGGTCAAACGGTGGCTTTCGAAGATGCATTGCTGGTGATTGACGGTCGGGAGATACCTGAGCCGTTCGTGGACCACAGCCGCATAGACGGTACTTACTTCGGGCCGGTGACGGTTCCGGCCGGGCATGTTTTTGTGCTGGGAGACAACCGTGGACGGTCAATCGATTCACGGGACTTCGGCGCTATCCCCGTCCACAGCATCGAAGCGACAGTGCTGTGGCCTTCACCTTAGCGACGAATAACGCCTCCGACGCCAGGAACGAGGCGCCCGGCAGGCATTAGTCCTGCAGGTCCACCTCACGCGCTACCGAGGCACCAATGGCTTCCTTCAGGCTCTCCAGCACATCCTGCGGGACGGAGCTGTCCACGGTGAGCAGCGACAGCGCCTGGCCGCCCTCCTTGCTACGGGCCACCTGCATGCCGGCGATGTTGATGCCGCGCTCCCCCAGCACCCGGCCTAAAGTTCCGATCACGCCGGG belongs to Arthrobacter tumbae and includes:
- the lepB gene encoding signal peptidase I codes for the protein MAHSTIEKHGAIPLRVAVVLVCCLAALLALRIWVLEPLIVASDSMEPTVPEGSTVLLLKSPSFEAGSLVSFRSPIDDALTLKRVVAVAGQTVAFEDALLVIDGREIPEPFVDHSRIDGTYFGPVTVPAGHVFVLGDNRGRSIDSRDFGAIPVHSIEATVLWPSP